In Humulus lupulus chromosome 7, drHumLupu1.1, whole genome shotgun sequence, the following are encoded in one genomic region:
- the LOC133792738 gene encoding UDP-glycosyltransferase 87A1-like isoform X2, whose translation MQNKATTGTMACHVVAMPYPGRSHINAVMNLCKQLSSRVKYDILITFVVTEEWFGLIGSDPKPDNIRFATIPNVVPSEHVRAEDLSGFFEAVSAKLEAPFEELLDGLHGPPVKAIIADSIMAWPIHVGNKRNIPVASFWPLSASMFSVFYHFDLLKQNGHYPIQTPDTERDDTIVDYIPGISTTRLADISDRLFHSNNEKMRELITEAVSKVTKVQYLLSTSVYELESQVFDVLVPKFSFPIYPIGPISINNQFQLENPSNDNTNNIRSETVPEYIQWLDSQPKVSVLYISFGSFLSVSDTQLDEIVAGIGTSGVRHMWVARENVTKIKDGCGDVGFVVPWCEQLRVLCHPSIGGFWTHCGWNSTLEAIYAGVPMLTFPITADQHSNSKQIVEEWKIGCKVNDKKKIVCAGSEEISLVRRDEISELAKEFMDPESNDTKLMRNRVKELQKSCQLANSKGGSSHKNLDAFIENISPSNSET comes from the exons ATGCAAAATAAG GCAACCACGGGAACCATGGCCTGCCACGTGGTGGCAATGCCCTATCCAGGTAGAAGCCATATCAACGCCGTGATGAACTTGTGCAAGCAGCTGTCCTCTCGGGTCAAATACGACATCCTCATCACCTTCGTCGTAACGGAGGAGTGGTTCGGGTTGATCGGGTCGGATCCGAAGCCCGATAACATCCGATTTGCCACCATACCCAATGTCGTGCCCTCCGAGCATGTACGCGCAGAAGACTTGAGTGGCTTTTTTGAAGCGGTGTCGGCCAAGTTGGAAGCTCCCTTTGAGGAGCTGCTTGATGGCCTTCATGGACCTCCGGTGAAGGCTATCATAGCTGATAGCATAATGGCTTGGCCCATCCATGTTGGGAACAAGAGGAATATTCCGGTAGCTTCGTTCTGGCCACTCTCCGCTTCTATGTTTTCGGTGTTCTATCACTTTGATCTTCTCAAACAAAACGGCCATTACCCAATTCAAACCccag ATACAGAGCGAGACGACACAATTGTAGACTATATACCAGGCATTTCTACAACTCGTCTCGCAGATATATCAGACCGACTTTTTCACAGTAACAATGAAAAAATGAGGGAATTAATAACAGAGGCTGTTTCCAAGGTAACCAAAGTACAATACCTTCTATCTACTTCGGTGTATGAGCTTGAATCACAAGTCTTTGATGTTTTGGTGCCCAAATTCTCTTTCCCCATCTACCCTATCGGACCTATCAGTATTAATAACCAGTTTCAACTTGAAAATCCTTCTAATGACAATACTAATAATATAAGAAGTGAAACTGTCCCAGAGTACATACAGTGGCTAGATTCTCAACCTAAAGTATCTGTATTGTACATCTCGTTTGGGAGTTTTCTTTCAGTGTCAGATACCCAATTGGATGAAATTGTAGCTGGGATAGGAACTAGTGGCGTAAGACACATGTGGGTGGCACGTGAGAATGTGACAAAGATTAAAGATGGTTGTGGTGATGTGGGGTTTGTGGTGCCTTGGTGTGAACAATTGAGGGTGTTGTGTCATCCTTCTATTGGTGGATTTTGGACTCATTGTGGGTGGAATTCTACTTTGGAAGCTATTTATGCTGGGGTTCCAATGTTGACTTTTCCTATAACTGCAGACCAACATTCTAATAGTAAGCAAATTGTTGAGGAATGGAAGATTGGATGTAAGGTTAATGATAAGAAAAAGATAGTATGTGCAGGGAGTGAAGAAATAAGTTTAGTAAGAAGAGATGAGATTTCGGAACTTGCCAAGGAATTCATGGATCCAGAAAGCAATGACACAAAACTGATGAGAAACAGAGTCAAAGAACTTCAAAAATCATGTCAACTAGCAAACTCCAAAGGGGGTTCATCCCACAAAAATCTTGATGCTTTTATTGAGAACATTTCACCAAGCAATTCAGAGACATAA
- the LOC133792738 gene encoding UDP-glycosyltransferase 87A1-like isoform X1: protein MYALVNDQATTGTMACHVVAMPYPGRSHINAVMNLCKQLSSRVKYDILITFVVTEEWFGLIGSDPKPDNIRFATIPNVVPSEHVRAEDLSGFFEAVSAKLEAPFEELLDGLHGPPVKAIIADSIMAWPIHVGNKRNIPVASFWPLSASMFSVFYHFDLLKQNGHYPIQTPDTERDDTIVDYIPGISTTRLADISDRLFHSNNEKMRELITEAVSKVTKVQYLLSTSVYELESQVFDVLVPKFSFPIYPIGPISINNQFQLENPSNDNTNNIRSETVPEYIQWLDSQPKVSVLYISFGSFLSVSDTQLDEIVAGIGTSGVRHMWVARENVTKIKDGCGDVGFVVPWCEQLRVLCHPSIGGFWTHCGWNSTLEAIYAGVPMLTFPITADQHSNSKQIVEEWKIGCKVNDKKKIVCAGSEEISLVRRDEISELAKEFMDPESNDTKLMRNRVKELQKSCQLANSKGGSSHKNLDAFIENISPSNSET from the exons atgtatgccCTTGTGAATGATCAGGCAACCACGGGAACCATGGCCTGCCACGTGGTGGCAATGCCCTATCCAGGTAGAAGCCATATCAACGCCGTGATGAACTTGTGCAAGCAGCTGTCCTCTCGGGTCAAATACGACATCCTCATCACCTTCGTCGTAACGGAGGAGTGGTTCGGGTTGATCGGGTCGGATCCGAAGCCCGATAACATCCGATTTGCCACCATACCCAATGTCGTGCCCTCCGAGCATGTACGCGCAGAAGACTTGAGTGGCTTTTTTGAAGCGGTGTCGGCCAAGTTGGAAGCTCCCTTTGAGGAGCTGCTTGATGGCCTTCATGGACCTCCGGTGAAGGCTATCATAGCTGATAGCATAATGGCTTGGCCCATCCATGTTGGGAACAAGAGGAATATTCCGGTAGCTTCGTTCTGGCCACTCTCCGCTTCTATGTTTTCGGTGTTCTATCACTTTGATCTTCTCAAACAAAACGGCCATTACCCAATTCAAACCccag ATACAGAGCGAGACGACACAATTGTAGACTATATACCAGGCATTTCTACAACTCGTCTCGCAGATATATCAGACCGACTTTTTCACAGTAACAATGAAAAAATGAGGGAATTAATAACAGAGGCTGTTTCCAAGGTAACCAAAGTACAATACCTTCTATCTACTTCGGTGTATGAGCTTGAATCACAAGTCTTTGATGTTTTGGTGCCCAAATTCTCTTTCCCCATCTACCCTATCGGACCTATCAGTATTAATAACCAGTTTCAACTTGAAAATCCTTCTAATGACAATACTAATAATATAAGAAGTGAAACTGTCCCAGAGTACATACAGTGGCTAGATTCTCAACCTAAAGTATCTGTATTGTACATCTCGTTTGGGAGTTTTCTTTCAGTGTCAGATACCCAATTGGATGAAATTGTAGCTGGGATAGGAACTAGTGGCGTAAGACACATGTGGGTGGCACGTGAGAATGTGACAAAGATTAAAGATGGTTGTGGTGATGTGGGGTTTGTGGTGCCTTGGTGTGAACAATTGAGGGTGTTGTGTCATCCTTCTATTGGTGGATTTTGGACTCATTGTGGGTGGAATTCTACTTTGGAAGCTATTTATGCTGGGGTTCCAATGTTGACTTTTCCTATAACTGCAGACCAACATTCTAATAGTAAGCAAATTGTTGAGGAATGGAAGATTGGATGTAAGGTTAATGATAAGAAAAAGATAGTATGTGCAGGGAGTGAAGAAATAAGTTTAGTAAGAAGAGATGAGATTTCGGAACTTGCCAAGGAATTCATGGATCCAGAAAGCAATGACACAAAACTGATGAGAAACAGAGTCAAAGAACTTCAAAAATCATGTCAACTAGCAAACTCCAAAGGGGGTTCATCCCACAAAAATCTTGATGCTTTTATTGAGAACATTTCACCAAGCAATTCAGAGACATAA